Within the Sulfitobacter sp. JL08 genome, the region GCCTTGGATGAAACCTATGTCGGAGCCAGCGGGCAGGGCGCCACGCTGAATGGGGCGCCGATCCGCGTGTCATCGCAAGCCATGCTGGATCATGCCATTATCTATATCAACGAAGGCGACAAGATATTCGCTGATCACCCCGATCTGTTCGCGGTGCTGATGCGTACGGGCAAGACAAGGCGCCTGTCCTATGATTGCTATCCGCATGCGCTGTTGGCTTCGGGGCACGTGGATGTCGTGTTGGATTACGATCTGAAGCCCTATGATTTTCTGGCCCTGCGCCCTGTGATCGAAGCCGCAGGTGGCTGCCTGACCGACTGGCAGGGCAACATCCCGCGCGCCGATTATGAGGGCGCGATTGTCGCCAGTGCCACACCGGAGTTGCACGACCAGATGCTGACGCTACTGCGGGGCGCGCGGCCATGACCATTCTCTGGTTTCTTGTGCATCTGGCGGGGGCAACCATGTTGTTGCTGTTTGCGGTGCGCATGGTGCGCACGGGCATCGAACGTGCCTTTGGGGCATCGTTCCGCCGTGCGGTGACGCAAACCCAGAACCCGCTTCGGTCTGCCGGAACGGGTGTCGTTCTGGCGATTGTCCTGCAAAGCTCTGCGGCTGTGGCCCTGCTGGTGTCGGGGTTTGCGGGCACTGGCACCATTCCGTTCGGTGCAGGGCTGGCGATGGTGTTGGGCGCCGATGTCGGTTCGGCCCTGCTGATCCAGGTGCTGTCCTTTGATCTGGAATGGCTGATGCCGATCCTGCTGGCGCTGGGGGGCGGTTTTTTCATCAAGTCCGAGGGGCGCAAGCTGAAACAGGCGGGCAGGATCATCATGGGGATCGCGTTTATCCTGATTTCGCTGCGGTTCTTGCGCGAAACGATGGAGCCGATCCGCGACAGTGCTTTTCTGCCATCGCTTGCCGGATATCTGGAGCGGGATTTTGTCACCGCCTTTATCGTCGGCGGCGCGCTGGCATTTGTCATGCATTCAAGCGTTGCGGTGATCCTGATGTGTGTCACCCTTGTTTCGATCGGGGCCATTCCGGTAGAGGCGGGCATTTCGCTGGTGCTGGGGGCCAATCTGGGCAGTGCGCTGATCCCTGTGTGGCTGACGCGGGGCATGTCGGCACTGTCACGCCGTATTCCGATGGCCAATCTGATGCTGCGCGGCAGCGGTGCCGTTATCGCGCTGCTGTTGGTGAACAAGCTGCCGGTCCTGCCGTATTTCGAAGATATCCGCCCGGCGCAAACGCTGGTCTATTTGCATATCCTGTTCAACATTGCCCTGTTGTGCGCCTTGCCGTTCTGCACGTTGCTGGCTGGCCCGCTGCAAAGGCTGCTGCCCGATCATGACCTGCAAACACAGGATGTCCTGAACCGCAATATCAGTGTGCTGGATAATTCCGTTCTGGATCGCCCGCAACTGGCCTTGTCGACGATGAAGCGCGAAGTGTTGCGTATGGCCCAGGTGGTCGAAGGCATGATGCGCCCTGTCATGGATCTCTATTCGCATTACGACAAGGATGTATCTTCGGCGATCAAGGCGCAGGACAGTATCGTGAACACGGCGCTGGATGATATCCGGCGTTACACCGCAGCAATGAATGCCGAAAAGATGCGCAAATACGATCAGAAACACGCGCGCGAACTGACCGAATATGCCATTGCGATTGAAACCGCCGGTGACATCATCGTCAAACGCCTGTTGCCGATGGCGCGCGAAAAGGCCGATCAGAGCATCCGGTTCTCCAAGGCAGGCGCGGACGAGCTGGAAACGATCCACGACCGCATCATGGCCAACATGGCGCTGGCATCCAATGTGCTGATTTCAGACGATGTGGAAAGCGCGCGCCTGTTGCTGGAAGAGA harbors:
- a CDS encoding inositol monophosphatase family protein; its protein translation is MTTDIVKDCTEISALASKAALGFFRKQIGVEFKSDDSPVTHADKSVEALVRAEIARRHPDHGILGEEHGQERTDHPDLWVVDPIDGTRSFISGHPLFGFLLAYLHDGAPQVGVIAMPALDETYVGASGQGATLNGAPIRVSSQAMLDHAIIYINEGDKIFADHPDLFAVLMRTGKTRRLSYDCYPHALLASGHVDVVLDYDLKPYDFLALRPVIEAAGGCLTDWQGNIPRADYEGAIVASATPELHDQMLTLLRGARP
- a CDS encoding Na/Pi cotransporter family protein, whose translation is MTILWFLVHLAGATMLLLFAVRMVRTGIERAFGASFRRAVTQTQNPLRSAGTGVVLAIVLQSSAAVALLVSGFAGTGTIPFGAGLAMVLGADVGSALLIQVLSFDLEWLMPILLALGGGFFIKSEGRKLKQAGRIIMGIAFILISLRFLRETMEPIRDSAFLPSLAGYLERDFVTAFIVGGALAFVMHSSVAVILMCVTLVSIGAIPVEAGISLVLGANLGSALIPVWLTRGMSALSRRIPMANLMLRGSGAVIALLLVNKLPVLPYFEDIRPAQTLVYLHILFNIALLCALPFCTLLAGPLQRLLPDHDLQTQDVLNRNISVLDNSVLDRPQLALSTMKREVLRMAQVVEGMMRPVMDLYSHYDKDVSSAIKAQDSIVNTALDDIRRYTAAMNAEKMRKYDQKHARELTEYAIAIETAGDIIVKRLLPMAREKADQSIRFSKAGADELETIHDRIMANMALASNVLISDDVESARLLLEEKSEMTRMERKSRKRHLQRLSAGAQISFESSDIHLETVSALREFNSHISAVAYPILYRNGQLLETRLIQGIGKEEVDADS